From the genome of Nicotiana sylvestris chromosome 2, ASM39365v2, whole genome shotgun sequence, one region includes:
- the LOC104230039 gene encoding F-box protein SKIP14-like, which produces MAVNQHEQFLAGLEFDRCNRYFDRECPNEKLDCFGDFWGLNCEIENLHDHNKAGKTKMVSDDISDFWGLKNCEKGSFRDREDEKTKMVSDDDIVDLLPQDPFGMDISTKVTAITGWLEDFDKDFGLKNLGFCADEIEVDTQMFTELNIVLNGSMRIHQDVGVQNIGENSYASEIDIGEGLHDSFGCMDVEMEEIINSSYWVFRDAAHKDQSGVNDHRNGDGGAPSDALFLALSYLGLRDLLSVERVCKPLRDVVHGDPLLWRNIHVDHPLSCKITDEILIKLTDRAQGHLHSLSLVHCSKITDNGLNCVLERNPSLKKLSVPGCGRLTADGVLGNLKVFKPAGKPTLKYLGIDGLFGMTNQHFEEFKVLLDVDSSKLPTTRKPRFFQGGQLSVLSDDDQAIDIEICPKCQQLRLVYDCPSESCQKKQSTTQLCRACTICIKRCINCGRCLNNCEYEELFSFDLVCLDCCRQLLDHQESLERMTVPLENPILHKQASCHFFLCG; this is translated from the exons ATGGCCGTGAATCAACACGAACAATTTTTAGCTGGGCTCGAGTTTGATAGGTGTAATAGGTATTTTGACAGAGAATGCCCAAATGAGAAGCTTGATTGTTTTGGTGATTTTTGGGGTTtgaattgtgaaattgaaaaccTTCATGATCACAACAAAGCTGGAAAAACTAAGATGGTTTCTGATGATATTAGTGATTTTTGGGgtttgaaaaattgtgaaaaggGCAGCTTTCGGGATCGCGAAGATGAAAAAACTAAGATGGTTTCTGATGATGATATTGTTGATTTGTTGCCTCAGGATCCTTTTGGTATGGATATTAGTACCAAAGTTACGGCCATCACTGGTTGGTTAGAGGATTTTGACAAGGATTTTGGGTTAAAGAATCTTGGTTTCTGCGCAGATGAGATTGAGGTTGACACTCAAATGTTTACGGAACTTAATATTGTTCTAAATGGGTCTATGAGAATTCACCAGGATGTGGGTGTCCAGAACATAGGTGAAAACTCCTATGCTTCTGAGATTGATATAGGAGAGGGATTGCACGATTCTTTTGGTTGTATGGACGTTGAGATGGAGGAGATTATAAATTCTAGTTATTGGGTTTTTAGAGATGCTGCTCACAAAGATCAGTCAGGCGTGAATGATCATCGTAATGGCGATGGAGGTGCTCCTTCAGATGCACTGTTTTTGGCCCTTAGTTATCTGGGCTTGAGGGACCTTCTTTCTGTTGAAAGAGTTTGCAAACCTTTACGAGATGTGGTACATGGTGATCCACTTCTGTGGAGAAATATTCACGTTGATCATCCATTGAGTTGTAAGATCACAGATGAAATTCTTATAAAGTTGACAGACAGGGCTCAAGGTCATCTTCATTCTCTGAGTCTTGTGCACTGCTCAAagatcactgataatggtttgaATTGTGTGCTTGAAAGGAATCCTAGCCTGAAAAAG CTAAGCGTCCCAGGATGTGGGAGACTCACAGCTGATGGTGTTCTCGGTAACTTAAAGGTCTTCAAGCCTGCAGGAAAACCCACCCTTAAGTACCTAGGTATTGATGGATTATTTGGTATGACGAACCAACACTTCGAGGAGTTCAAGGTCTTGTTAGATGTCGATAGCAGCAAGCTGCCAACTACTCGTAAACCACGGTTTTTCCAAGGCGGCCAGTTATCTGTGTTGTCTGATGATGATCAAGCTATTGATATTGAAATATGCCCGAAATGCCAGCAACTTAGACTAGTCTATGATTGCCCCTCAGAGAGTTGCCAAAAAAAGCAATCTACCACTCAGTTGTGCAGAGCTTGTACTATCTGCATTAAACGTTGTATCAACTGTGGGCGGTGCTTAAACAATTGTGAATATGAGGAATTATTCAGTTTCGACTTGGTTTGTCTAGATTGCTGTAGGCAACTTTTGGATCACCAAGAGAGCCTGGAGAGGATGACCGTTCCTCTGGAAAATCCTATTCTTCATAAGCAGGCAAGTTGCCATTTCTTCCTCTGTGGCTAG
- the LOC138886470 gene encoding uncharacterized protein, producing the protein MNGPSGKYYEIESDEGVRTLLSLVSDQFNVIDFFVVDECELSINVHNIVHHIESNIVELDAATDCSSDDSEEHGCQSSDSSDNSDSESDSLELLHTQKERKISDKLTEYKELHKSMTFKDIPEARKFINLYSLANGYELKQLKSCPQKLRYRCLDEDCPIVCHIFKDSKGPGVKFKTLKEELKCNTAYDNHRMNAKIIAAYFKRGLQDNPKIKIKEMMTSVKAAFNINVSHSKCKRAKRMILEKMEGSFADEYNKLEAYANELRSSNPGTDVVINISKDALSEGKRRFLRMYICFHALKMGFKSGLRLFIGLDGTFLKGKCKGQLLVVVAQDSRRHFYPLAWAVVDKEIKVTWSWFLRLLQHSLDLKMGEGITFISDMQKV; encoded by the coding sequence ATGAATGGGCCTAGTGGTAAATATTATGAAATAGAAAGTGACGAAGGCGTTAGGACTCTACTGTCTTTGGTTAGTGATCAGTTTAATGTTATTGACTTCTTTGTTGTAGATGAGTGTGAGTTAAGTATTAATGTTCATAATATAGTCCATCACATTGAGTCAAACATAGTAGAACTTGATGCTGCTACTGACTGTAGTTCAGATGACAGTGAAGAACATGGCTGTCAGTCTTCTGATTCTTCAGATAATTCTGACAGTGAATCTGATTCATTAGAACTACTGCATACACAAAAAGAGAGGAAGATATCTGATAAATTGACTGAGTATAAGGAGTTACACAAGTCCATGACATTCAAAGACATTCCAGAAGCTAGAAAATTCATCAACCTGTATTCCCTTGCTAATGGTTATGAGTTAAAACAACTTAAGAGTTGCCCCCAAAAGCTTAGGTACAGATGTTTAGATGAAGATTGCCCCATTGTCTGTCATATTTTCAAAGACTCTAAAGGTCCTGGTGTTAAATTCAAGACATTAAAGGAAGAACTTAAGTGTAATACTGCATATGATAACCATAGGATGaatgcaaaaatcatagctgctTACTTTAAGAGAGGGCTTCAAGATAATCCTAAGATTAAAATTAAGGAGATGATGACAAGTGTAAAAGCTGCATTTAACATCAATGTTAGTCATTCAAAGTGTAAAAGAGCCAAGAGAATGATATTGGAGAAAATGGAGGGTAGTTTTGCAGATGAGTACAATAAGCTTGAGGCGTATGCTAATGAATTAAGGTCTAGTAATCCAGGAACAGATGTGGTGATTAATATTTCAAAGGATGCACTTAGTGAAGGTAAAAGAAGATTCCTAAGAATGTACATCTGTTTTCATGCATTGAAAATGGGGTTTAAGAGTGGGTTGAGACTATTCATTGGCTTGGATGGAACTTTTTTGAAAGGAAAATGCAAGGGTCAATTGCTAGTAGTTGTTGCTCAAGACTCCAGGAGGCACTTTTATCCCTTAGCTTGGGCTGTTGTTGATAAAGAGATCAAAGTGACATGGAGTTGGTTCTTAAGGCTGCTACAACATTCATTGGACCTCAAAATGGGAGAAGGGATCACATTTATTTCAGATATGCAAAAGGTATGA
- the LOC138886469 gene encoding uncharacterized protein, translating into MRSELLPQPVEVSMPVGDSIVANHVYRGCIVLINDRPTSVDLVELVMLDFDAIMGMDWLAACYANIDCRAKLVRFHFPGEPVLEWKGNAATPKGKFISYLRAWKFIAKGCIYHLIHVRDIDKELATLQLVPILNEFPTVFPDDLPGIPPEREIDFTIDLLPDT; encoded by the coding sequence ATGAGATCTGAGTTGTTGCCACAGCCAGTTGAGGTGTCTATGCCAGTTGGCGACTCTATTGTTGCTAATCATGTCTATCGAGGTTGTATAGTGTTAATTAATGACCGTCCAACTTCTGTTGATTTAGTGGAATTGGTTATGCTAGACTTCGATGCcattatgggtatggattggttggcagcttgttatgcTAATATTGATTGTCGTGCAAAGTTGGTCCGATTTCATTTTCCAGGTGAGCCTGTCCTTGAATGGAAAGGTAATGCAGCCACGCCTAAAGGTAAGTTTATTTCATACCTTAGGGCTTGGAAGTTTATTGCTAAAGGTTGTATATACCATCTGATTCATGTCAGGGATATAGATAAGGAGCTAGCGACTCTTCAATTGGTTCCTATTTTGAATGAATTCCCGACGGTATTCCCTGACGATCTTCCAGGAATTCCCCCCGAAAGGGAAATCGATTTTACTATAGATTTGCTTCCTGATACGTAG
- the LOC104230040 gene encoding uncharacterized protein produces MPPTYFPLRWESTGDQWWYASPIDYAAANGHYDLVRELLRLDGNHLIKLTSLRRIRRLESVWDDEEQFDDVARCRSQVARKLMLECDTKKGKNSLLKAGYGGWLLYTAASAGDLGFVQELLERNSLLVFGEGEYGVTDILYAAARSKSCDLFRVLFDFAVSPRFLARDGGELDNKHIGEVPSAYKWEMLNRGIHAAARGGNLQVLKELLADCCDDILTYRDIQGATPLHAAAGKGQVEVVKHLVKSFDIINSTDNQGNTALHIAASRGQLAVVEALIVALPSLVCLRNNAGETFLHVAITGFETPCFRRLDHQIQLMKQLVCGKFFNVEEIVNAENNDGRTALHLAVTGNIHSELVELLMTVPAVNVNTRDKDGMTPLDILRQRPRSASSELLTKQLISAGGILSHHNYSARRVVASHLKMQNIGSSPGTSFRLSDTEIFLYTGIERDGYESSELSIPTEQSQHNVSTESCCPRNGSKPSSANNAAQRLKRFFHWPKIRKGDKKFVDRSSARNAEAAPVPLRQRFSKPSSLANNKRTLSVRSNIPSPTAKKKLASGLVNGVMLAIPHLSVRRRSSCSSSFSVSSISSHTSLDQQKTTQIENELARASCSNHVRAKSSDSTFKHITGNKSLVNQYLCFGASEQTVKATSSRLQPYEIYERSVLSTA; encoded by the exons ATGCCTCCAACATATTTTCCTCTTCGTTGGGAGAGTACAGGAGACCAATGGTGGTATGCTTCACCAATTGATTATGCAGCAGCTAATGGTCATTATGATTTGGTCCGTGAGCTTCTTAGATTAGATGGTAATCATCTTATTAAGCTCACTTCACTACGTAGGATTAGAAGGCTTGAATCTGTTTGGGATGATGAAGAACAGTTTGATGACGTGGCAAGATGCCGGTCACAAGTTGCAAGAAAATTGATGCTTGAATGTGATACTAAGAAAGGAAAAAATTCCCTACTTAAAGCTGGTTATGGTGGATGGCTTTTATATACTGCTGCATCTGCTGGAGACTTGGGTTTTGTTCAAGAATTGTTAGAAAGGAACTCACTTTTGGTTTTTGGAGAAGGAGAATATGGTGTTACTGATATATTATATGCTGCTGCTAGAAGTAAAAGTTGTGATCTTTTTAGGGTTCTGTTTGATTTTGCTGTATCACCGAGGTTTTTGGCACGCGATGGTGGAGAGTTGGATAATAAACATATTGGTGAGGTTCCATCTGCTTATAAATGGGAGATGTTGAATAGAGGAATTCATGCAGCTGCTAGAGGAGGTAATTTGCAGGTACTAAAGGAGCTTCTTGCTGATTGTTGTGATGATATTTTGACTTATAGAGATATTCAGGGCGCGACACCTTTGCATGCAGCTGCTGGAAAGGGCCAAGTTGAG GTTGTCAAACATCTTGTAAAAAGTTTTGATATTATTAACTCCACAGACAATCAAGGCAACACTGCATTACATATTGCTGCTTCTAGAGGCCAATTAGCTGTTGTTGAAGCTTTAATTGTTGCATTGCCCTCGTTGGTCTGTTTAAGAAACAATGCTGGCGAAACATTTCTCCATGTCGCGATTACTGGTTTCGAAACTCCTTGTTTCCGTAGATTGGACCATCAAATCCAGCTCATGAAGCAGTTAGTTTGTGGGAAGTTTTTCAACGTTGAAGAAATTGTTAATGCTGAAAATAATGATGGTAGAACCGCGCTTCATTTAGCTGTCACTGGAAACATTCATTCTGAACTTGTGGAATTACTAATGACTGTCCCTGCTGTTAATGTCAACACTCGCGATAAGGATGGAATGACACCACTTGATATCCTCAGGCAACGGCCACGTTCTGCTTCATCAGAACTTCTTACGAAACAGTTGATCTCTGCTGGAGGAATTTTAAGTCATCACAATTATTCAGCAAGGAGAGTCGTAGCATCACACTTAAAAATGCAAAACATAGGTAGCAGTCCGGGCACTTCATTCAGACTATCTGACACCGAAATATTCTTATACACGGGGATTGAGCGCGATGGCTATGAAAGCTCAGAGCTGAGCATCCCAACCGAACAAAGTCAACACAATGTGAGTACTGAAAGTTGTTGTCCTAGAAATGGGAGTAAACCAAGTTCTGCAAATAATGCTGCACAAAGGCTGAAACGCTTTTTCCATTGGCCAAAAATAAGAAAAGGAGACAAGAAATTTGTGGATCGTAGTTCTGCTAGAAATGCAGAAGCAGCACCAGTTCCTCTTCGACAAAGATTTTCCAAGCCATCCTCTCTTGCAAACAACAAACGGACACTCTCCGTTAGGAGTAACATCCCAAGTCCAACAGCGAAAAAGAAACTTGCTTCAGGGCTAGTAAATGGAGTTATGCTGGCAATACCACATCTTAGTGTCCGTCGTAGATCATCTTGCTCTAGTTCATTCTCAGTTTCATCAATATCTTCACATACTTCTTTGGACCAACAAAAAACCACCCAAATTGAGAATGAGCTTGCTAGAGCTTCTTGTTCTAATCACGTACGAGCTAAATCATCAGATTCGACGTTCAAACACATCACTGGAAACAAAAGTTTGGTGAACCAATACTTGTGTTTTGGTGCTTCAGAACAAACTGTCAAAGCTACTTCAAGTAGGCTGCAGCCATATGAAATTTACGAGCGTTCTGTTCTATCCACAGCTTGA